In a single window of the Luteolibacter yonseiensis genome:
- the pth gene encoding aminoacyl-tRNA hydrolase, with translation MSFTLIVGLGNPGRQYEETRHNVGFMVLDRLAAASGAAFQSVPKWQSHMAKLPGSGTILLKPQTFMNLSGRAIQQVLSFHKWPPAQMLVIYDDVALPLGSLRFREKGSAGGHNGIKSILQHLGNDEFPRLKLGIGGSQPGEMVGHVLGKFAPDERPVLENMLATALEAVQLSRSQGIAAAANRYHTRNNPPPSPSDEPQIPRTDRS, from the coding sequence ATGTCCTTCACCCTCATCGTCGGCCTCGGCAATCCCGGGCGTCAATATGAAGAAACCCGCCACAACGTCGGCTTCATGGTGCTGGACCGCCTCGCCGCGGCCTCCGGAGCAGCTTTCCAGTCCGTGCCGAAATGGCAGAGCCACATGGCCAAGCTCCCCGGTTCGGGCACCATCCTGTTGAAACCCCAGACCTTCATGAACCTGAGCGGTCGCGCCATCCAGCAGGTCCTCTCGTTTCACAAATGGCCCCCCGCACAGATGCTCGTCATTTACGACGATGTCGCCCTGCCCCTTGGCTCGCTGCGCTTCCGCGAAAAGGGCAGCGCCGGAGGGCATAACGGCATCAAGTCCATCCTCCAGCACCTCGGGAATGACGAATTCCCCCGCCTCAAACTCGGCATCGGCGGCAGCCAGCCCGGCGAAATGGTCGGCCATGTGCTGGGGAAATTCGCCCCGGACGAACGCCCGGTGCTGGAAAACATGCTTGCCACCGCGCTGGAAGCCGTGCAGCTTTCGCGCTCCCAAGGCATCGCCGCCGCGGCGAACCGCTATCACACCCGCAACAATCCACCTCCATCACCATCCGATGAGCCGCAAATACCAAGGACTGATCGTTCTTAA
- a CDS encoding 50S ribosomal protein L25 — protein sequence MAKKASLKAAPRARSGSGRLKQMRREGWLPSVIYGRGVEAHNLKVDAKTFSELLAHSSSENILINLDIEGEGTRLAFLQSVQHDPLSGSVLHVDFRAIDEKTEITAHIPTHLNGESVGVKAGGLVEQYVHAIEILCLPNDLPETIEVDISALEIGASLHIGDIKFPAGVRATHAADVVVAHIGKPAAAVSEAAAAPTK from the coding sequence ATGGCTAAAAAAGCATCACTCAAAGCCGCCCCGCGCGCACGCAGCGGATCCGGACGCCTCAAGCAAATGCGCCGCGAAGGTTGGCTCCCATCCGTCATCTACGGACGCGGCGTCGAAGCGCACAACCTCAAGGTTGACGCCAAGACCTTCTCCGAACTCCTCGCGCACAGCAGCTCGGAAAATATCCTCATCAATCTCGACATCGAAGGCGAAGGCACCCGCCTCGCGTTCCTCCAGTCCGTCCAGCACGACCCGCTTTCCGGCTCCGTCCTCCACGTGGACTTCCGCGCCATCGACGAGAAGACCGAAATCACCGCCCACATCCCGACCCACCTCAACGGTGAGTCCGTCGGTGTCAAGGCCGGCGGCCTCGTCGAGCAATACGTGCACGCCATCGAAATCCTCTGCCTTCCGAACGATCTCCCCGAGACCATCGAGGTGGACATCAGCGCTCTCGAAATCGGCGCGTCCCTCCACATCGGTGACATCAAGTTCCCCGCCGGCGTCCGCGCCACGCACGCGGCGGATGTCGTCGTCGCCCACATTGGCAAGCCAGCCGCAGCCGTTTCCGAAGCAGCCGCAGCTCCAACCAAGTAA
- the rpsF gene encoding 30S ribosomal protein S6 codes for MSRKYQGLIVLNTKSLEGTVDELVSSVSKELQAEGAKIEKVAQLGRREFAYESRHLASGHYVNYTFGGEPDTIKKIQSRLKLNDHVHLQHYSRLA; via the coding sequence ATGAGCCGCAAATACCAAGGACTGATCGTTCTTAACACCAAGTCCCTCGAAGGCACCGTTGACGAACTCGTCAGCTCCGTTTCCAAAGAACTCCAAGCCGAAGGCGCCAAGATCGAGAAGGTCGCCCAGCTCGGCCGTCGTGAATTCGCCTACGAGTCCCGCCACCTTGCCTCCGGCCACTACGTGAACTACACCTTCGGTGGCGAGCCCGACACCATCAAGAAGATCCAGAGCCGCCTGAAACTCAACGATCACGTGCACCTCCAGCACTACTCCCGCCTCGCGTAA